The following proteins are co-located in the Shouchella hunanensis genome:
- a CDS encoding bifunctional folylpolyglutamate synthase/dihydrofolate synthase encodes MKTSEEAIAWIHSLLPFGIKPGLKRMEWMLEKLNHPEQLITAVHIGGTNGKGSTVSFLRHILEEEQFQVGTFTSPYIERFEERISVNGNPISSEDLVWGANKVRPLVEQLADTDLGSPTEFEVITTIMFLYFAERAKPDICLIEVGLGGRFDSTNVIQPIVSMITMIGHDHMHILGNTLEEIAFEKAGIIKPNTPIILGDIQSDVRAVIEEQAHKKQAAISILKDDFTYETMDTSRFTYQGNSYTVSMLGEHQHHNAALALKASEEIEKHLDRPISDFAKGEGLRKTTWPGRMEWLSKYPALLIDGAHNQEGFHALAQTLRQQFASKKIALFIGVTEGKDVAPLIKALQSMNVSYYCCSFSFFRGMPAKELFQQIEQVVQKEEVVDWKTKIVEKIETAAADEVIIVTGSLYFISEARHFLKKKEVGNI; translated from the coding sequence GTGAAAACGAGTGAAGAAGCAATTGCATGGATTCATTCCTTGCTGCCTTTTGGTATTAAGCCCGGCTTAAAGCGAATGGAATGGATGCTTGAGAAATTAAATCATCCGGAACAACTGATAACAGCTGTTCATATTGGCGGAACAAATGGGAAAGGGTCCACTGTAAGTTTTTTAAGACATATACTAGAAGAAGAACAATTTCAAGTAGGAACATTTACGTCTCCCTACATAGAACGATTTGAAGAACGTATCTCAGTTAACGGCAATCCAATTTCTAGTGAAGATTTAGTGTGGGGAGCAAACAAAGTAAGACCTTTGGTTGAACAATTAGCGGATACGGACCTTGGTTCGCCAACAGAATTTGAAGTGATTACGACTATTATGTTCCTCTATTTTGCAGAGCGAGCAAAACCAGATATTTGTTTAATTGAAGTAGGTTTAGGTGGTCGGTTTGATTCGACCAATGTGATTCAACCGATCGTATCGATGATCACAATGATTGGACATGACCACATGCATATTCTTGGAAATACCCTGGAAGAGATTGCGTTTGAGAAAGCAGGGATTATTAAACCGAACACGCCAATTATTCTTGGTGACATTCAAAGTGATGTGCGAGCGGTCATTGAAGAGCAAGCGCATAAAAAGCAGGCAGCTATTTCAATTCTAAAGGATGATTTCACATACGAAACGATGGACACAAGTCGATTTACGTATCAAGGTAATTCGTACACGGTGTCAATGCTTGGAGAGCATCAGCATCATAATGCTGCGCTTGCATTAAAAGCAAGTGAAGAAATCGAGAAGCATTTAGATCGACCCATATCCGATTTTGCAAAAGGAGAAGGATTACGAAAAACAACATGGCCAGGTAGGATGGAGTGGTTAAGTAAGTATCCTGCATTATTAATTGATGGTGCACATAATCAAGAAGGCTTTCATGCACTTGCACAGACGTTAAGGCAACAATTTGCTTCCAAAAAAATTGCGTTATTTATCGGCGTGACAGAAGGGAAAGACGTTGCACCTTTAATAAAAGCGCTCCAATCTATGAACGTTTCGTATTACTGTTGTTCCTTTTCATTCTTTCGTGGGATGCCTGCAAAAGAATTGTTTCAACAAATTGAGCAAGTTGTACAAAAAGAAGAAGTGGTTGATTGGAAGACAAAAATAGTAGAGAAAATAGAAACAGCCGCTGCGGATGAAGTCATTATTGTAACTGGCTCTCTTTATTTTATTTCAGAGGCTCGTCATTTTCTGAAAAAGAAGGAAGTCGGAAACATTTAG
- a CDS encoding prepilin peptidase: MAESFVIGIYISLVGMVTGSYFLSFLSRGTFKQTMKGRSKCEHCQQTIQAIDMIPVISYLLLRGKCRFCHQKIPFYFPLIEVITGVLFFLSWYYANHFVDYVMSFLLISMLILLTLTDIRSFRIPNRILLLFSIPLLALRFFVHPITFDLFSLVISLVLLSTLLYACQKEQLGGGDVKLFLLFMLLFGIQSTLLIIAVASSIALLFVFIHPSFRQKYEDSKRMKIPFAPFISIAALIVYFLPYVV, encoded by the coding sequence TTGGCTGAATCTTTTGTAATCGGCATCTATATAAGCCTCGTAGGGATGGTTACAGGCTCGTACTTTCTTTCATTTCTGTCCCGTGGAACGTTCAAGCAAACGATGAAAGGGCGATCAAAGTGTGAACATTGTCAACAGACAATCCAAGCCATCGACATGATTCCAGTTATCTCTTATTTGTTATTAAGGGGAAAATGTCGCTTTTGTCATCAGAAGATCCCTTTTTACTTTCCTCTTATTGAAGTCATAACAGGTGTCTTATTTTTTCTCTCTTGGTATTATGCTAATCACTTCGTAGACTATGTTATGTCGTTTTTACTCATTTCAATGTTAATCCTCCTTACACTTACAGATATTCGCTCCTTTCGCATACCAAATCGTATTTTACTCTTGTTTTCCATTCCGCTCCTTGCGCTACGATTCTTTGTTCATCCCATTACGTTTGATCTTTTTTCATTGGTCATTAGCCTTGTACTTTTGAGTACCTTACTTTATGCTTGTCAAAAAGAACAGCTCGGTGGTGGCGATGTTAAATTATTTCTTCTTTTTATGCTGTTGTTTGGTATTCAATCGACATTGCTCATTATTGCAGTGGCTTCCTCAATTGCCCTATTATTTGTGTTTATACATCCCTCGTTTAGACAGAAATATGAAGACAGTAAGCGAATGAAAATTCCGTTTGCACCATTTATTAGCATCGCCGCACTAATTGTCTATTTTTTACCTTATGTGGTCTAA
- a CDS encoding valine--tRNA ligase yields MTEQHTMPTKYDPNETERKWYDYWKKGEFFKPTDDPSKEPYSIVIPPPNVTGKLHLGHAWDATLQDILARTKRMQGYDTLWLPGMDHAGIATQAKVEARLKEQGISKHDLGREGFVEKSWEWKEEYANFIRKQWAKVGISVDYSRERFTLDSGLSDAVNEVFVSLYEQGLIYRGEYIINWDPHTKTALSDIEVIHQDVQGAFYHMEYPLVDGTGSIKIATTRPETMLGDTAVAVHPKDERYSHLVGKKVKLPIIGREIPIVADEYVDRDFGSGAVKITPAHDPNDFEIGNRHDLPRILVMNEDGSMNENAGKYQGLDRFDCRKQIVKDLQASGVLFEIEEHLHSVGHSERSGVVVEPYLSMQWFVKMQPLAEESLKMQQHEDTKVTFVPERFEGTYTRWMENIRDWCISRQLWWGHRIPAWYHKETNELYVGKEAPQDPENWVQDEDVLDTWFSSALWPFSTMGWPNEDAEDLKRYYPTDVLVTGYDIIYFWVSRMIFQGKAFTNKRPFKDVLIHGLIRDAEGKKMSKSLGNGVDPQEVIDKYGADSLRFFLATGSTPGNDLRFYWEKVESTWNFGNKIWNASRFALMNMDGLSYNEIDITKEKTIADKWILTRLGQTAETVTRLLDSYEFGEAGRTLYSFIWDDVCDWYIEMAKLTLYGEDIEAKATTRSVLAYVLDHTMRMLHPFMPFITEEIWQYLPHQGESITVAEWPLFTSEFYDPKALQDMETLKTLIRSIRNTRSELNVPMSKQIELFIRPADDETKACLETGSAYIEKFANPSKLVIANDLETPEKAMSHALTGMEIFMPLAGLLDLDAEIARLEKEKEKLTKEVERIEKKLSNQGFVAKAPAQVVEEEKKKKADYESKRTIVIERIAELSA; encoded by the coding sequence ATGACGGAGCAGCATACAATGCCAACAAAATATGATCCAAATGAAACAGAAAGGAAATGGTACGACTACTGGAAAAAAGGCGAGTTCTTTAAACCTACAGACGATCCATCTAAAGAACCGTACTCCATTGTCATTCCACCACCAAATGTTACCGGAAAGCTCCACCTTGGTCACGCATGGGATGCCACCTTGCAAGATATTCTTGCTCGAACAAAACGAATGCAAGGTTATGACACACTTTGGCTTCCGGGAATGGACCATGCAGGAATTGCAACTCAAGCTAAAGTGGAGGCGCGCCTAAAAGAACAAGGAATTTCAAAGCATGATCTTGGTCGTGAAGGCTTTGTTGAGAAGTCTTGGGAATGGAAAGAAGAATATGCCAATTTTATTCGAAAGCAATGGGCAAAGGTTGGTATTTCCGTAGATTATTCCCGAGAACGATTTACATTGGATTCAGGTTTATCGGATGCAGTTAATGAAGTGTTTGTATCACTTTACGAACAAGGTCTTATCTATCGTGGGGAATATATCATTAACTGGGACCCGCATACGAAAACAGCTCTTTCTGATATAGAAGTTATTCACCAAGATGTTCAAGGTGCTTTCTATCATATGGAGTACCCGTTAGTGGACGGAACAGGTTCTATTAAAATCGCAACGACAAGGCCGGAAACCATGCTTGGAGATACAGCAGTAGCTGTTCACCCAAAAGATGAACGGTACAGTCACCTAGTAGGTAAAAAGGTGAAGCTACCAATTATTGGTCGCGAAATTCCGATTGTAGCAGACGAGTACGTTGATCGTGATTTTGGTTCGGGAGCTGTTAAAATTACCCCAGCTCATGATCCGAATGACTTTGAAATTGGAAATCGTCACGATCTGCCGCGCATTCTCGTTATGAACGAAGATGGATCCATGAATGAAAATGCTGGCAAGTATCAAGGGCTCGATCGTTTTGATTGCCGTAAGCAGATTGTTAAAGACTTACAGGCGTCAGGTGTATTATTTGAAATTGAAGAGCACCTTCACTCTGTTGGTCATTCAGAGCGTAGCGGCGTTGTGGTCGAACCTTATTTATCAATGCAGTGGTTTGTGAAAATGCAGCCTCTTGCAGAAGAATCTCTCAAAATGCAGCAGCATGAAGACACGAAAGTAACGTTTGTGCCTGAACGTTTTGAAGGCACCTATACACGCTGGATGGAAAACATTCGCGACTGGTGTATTTCTAGACAACTTTGGTGGGGACACCGAATCCCAGCTTGGTATCATAAAGAGACGAATGAGCTTTATGTCGGGAAAGAAGCACCTCAAGATCCAGAAAACTGGGTACAAGATGAAGATGTATTAGATACGTGGTTTTCTTCAGCGCTATGGCCGTTTTCAACAATGGGCTGGCCAAATGAAGATGCCGAGGATTTAAAACGTTATTATCCAACCGATGTGCTTGTAACTGGCTACGATATTATTTATTTCTGGGTATCTCGTATGATTTTCCAAGGAAAAGCGTTTACGAACAAAAGACCGTTCAAAGATGTACTTATTCATGGACTCATTCGTGATGCTGAGGGTAAGAAAATGAGTAAATCCCTAGGAAACGGTGTGGATCCGCAAGAGGTAATTGATAAATACGGAGCCGATTCATTGCGCTTTTTCTTAGCAACGGGAAGTACTCCAGGGAATGACCTTCGTTTTTATTGGGAAAAAGTCGAGTCTACTTGGAATTTCGGTAACAAGATATGGAATGCTTCTCGATTTGCGTTAATGAATATGGATGGGCTAAGCTACAACGAAATTGATATAACGAAAGAGAAAACGATAGCAGATAAGTGGATTTTAACACGTTTAGGTCAAACAGCAGAAACGGTTACGCGTTTGCTGGATAGTTACGAATTTGGAGAAGCCGGACGTACGCTTTATTCATTTATTTGGGATGACGTTTGTGACTGGTACATTGAAATGGCGAAACTAACTCTATACGGAGAAGATATAGAGGCAAAAGCGACGACTCGTTCCGTTCTTGCTTATGTGCTTGACCATACGATGCGCATGCTTCATCCATTTATGCCGTTTATTACTGAGGAAATTTGGCAGTACTTGCCTCATCAAGGAGAGTCTATTACAGTTGCAGAATGGCCGCTCTTTACGAGTGAATTCTATGATCCAAAGGCACTTCAGGATATGGAAACATTAAAAACACTCATTCGTTCTATTCGTAATACTCGCTCGGAGCTAAATGTACCAATGAGTAAACAAATTGAATTGTTTATTCGACCAGCAGATGATGAAACCAAAGCATGTTTAGAAACTGGCTCAGCCTACATCGAAAAGTTTGCAAATCCGAGTAAGCTCGTTATTGCAAATGATTTAGAAACGCCAGAAAAAGCAATGTCGCATGCTTTAACTGGGATGGAGATTTTTATGCCGTTAGCAGGACTTCTTGATTTAGACGCAGAAATTGCACGGTTGGAAAAAGAGAAAGAAAAATTAACAAAAGAAGTTGAGCGTATTGAAAAGAAGCTTAGCAACCAAGGATTTGTTGCAAAAGCACCTGCGCAAGTAGTAGAAGAAGAAAAGAAGAAAAAAGCAGATTATGAGTCAAAGCGAACGATTGTTATTGAACGAATTGCAGAACTAAGCGCATAA